The Segatella copri genome window below encodes:
- a CDS encoding IS1182 family transposase, translating into MAKIQIKSETRHELSFFPNSFDDYVPKDSKVRMVDRIVRSMDINPLMDTYDGIGAPPYSPKMLLSLVVFAYINGVYSCRGIADALKYDVRYMWICGGKQLSFATINRFRSHHMIKCIDFYFDAVVSILAEKGVISLEEQYVDGTKIESKANKYTFVWKKTVEKNRAKLLEKTSAALAQIKEQIRLNGGSDIKEEDSEPATSAKDVERSARLCERQAKNLPKAKLTGREKQKLNTQIDHLFKASDKLREYEKSLDILGERNSYSKTDPDATFMRLKEDAMNNGQTKPAYNLQIATENQYWTNFALYPNPTDTLTFKPFLDKYKKRYGKQSKSVTADSGYGSEENYEYLEMEEMMGYVKYNWFHKEQHKPFKEDAFNQANFYYNRDDDYYVCPMGQHMEPCGQRQTKSDSGYVSVITLYRAQRCDGCPLGSLCKKSKGNRTIYVNHKLNAYKKEAFLLLTSEEGLKHRSQRPIEPEAVFGQMKADMHYKRFRHFGKDKVYMDIGLFGIGFNLKKYLGIKR; encoded by the coding sequence ATGGCAAAGATACAAATAAAATCTGAAACTCGGCACGAATTGAGCTTTTTTCCTAACTCTTTCGATGATTATGTGCCAAAAGACAGCAAAGTTCGTATGGTGGATCGTATTGTTCGCAGTATGGACATCAACCCTCTCATGGATACCTATGATGGGATTGGTGCTCCTCCTTACAGTCCGAAGATGCTTCTAAGTTTAGTTGTTTTTGCCTATATCAATGGCGTTTATTCCTGTCGTGGCATAGCGGACGCACTTAAATACGATGTTCGCTATATGTGGATTTGTGGAGGTAAGCAATTATCTTTCGCAACAATCAACCGCTTTAGATCCCATCATATGATTAAATGCATCGACTTTTATTTTGATGCAGTCGTCTCCATATTGGCTGAAAAGGGCGTGATTAGTCTGGAGGAACAATATGTTGATGGCACTAAGATAGAGTCGAAAGCAAACAAGTACACGTTTGTATGGAAGAAGACTGTGGAAAAGAACAGGGCTAAGCTCTTGGAAAAGACCTCTGCTGCATTGGCTCAGATAAAAGAACAAATTCGCCTGAATGGCGGGAGTGACATTAAGGAAGAAGACAGCGAGCCAGCCACTTCCGCCAAGGATGTAGAGAGAAGTGCACGTTTGTGTGAGAGGCAAGCTAAGAACCTTCCTAAGGCAAAGCTTACAGGAAGAGAGAAGCAAAAGCTAAATACTCAGATAGATCACTTGTTCAAAGCCTCGGACAAACTGCGCGAGTATGAAAAATCACTGGATATACTGGGCGAGAGAAACAGTTACTCCAAGACTGATCCCGATGCGACCTTCATGCGCCTCAAGGAAGATGCCATGAACAATGGGCAGACAAAGCCTGCCTATAACCTTCAAATTGCGACAGAGAATCAATATTGGACGAATTTCGCCCTTTATCCCAATCCAACAGACACCCTGACCTTCAAGCCTTTTTTGGATAAGTACAAGAAAAGATATGGAAAGCAATCCAAGAGCGTCACCGCAGACTCAGGGTATGGTTCGGAGGAGAACTACGAGTACCTAGAGATGGAAGAGATGATGGGTTATGTAAAGTACAACTGGTTTCACAAGGAACAGCATAAGCCTTTCAAGGAGGATGCCTTCAACCAAGCGAACTTCTACTACAACAGGGATGATGACTATTATGTCTGCCCCATGGGACAACACATGGAACCTTGTGGACAACGGCAAACGAAAAGTGACTCCGGCTATGTGTCTGTCATTACATTATATAGAGCACAACGATGTGATGGATGTCCGCTTGGAAGTCTCTGCAAGAAATCCAAAGGCAACAGAACCATATATGTCAACCATAAACTGAATGCATATAAAAAGGAAGCCTTCCTGCTACTAACGTCTGAAGAGGGCTTGAAACACAGAAGCCAGCGACCGATAGAGCCGGAAGC